One Capsicum annuum cultivar UCD-10X-F1 chromosome 2, UCD10Xv1.1, whole genome shotgun sequence genomic window carries:
- the LOC124896146 gene encoding uncharacterized protein LOC124896146: MAEMRMLRWICECPRKDGIRNEVIRDKVGVALVEARMMEARLRWFGHVMKRSTGDGAIGSGSDSGADVEAIDAPLVDVTIETTSEQHTTVDNPSTASKEEEKMKLVSPEERKNYLF, translated from the exons atggcggaaatgagaatgctTAGGTGGATCTGTGAGTGTCCTAGGAAAGAcgggattagaaatgaggttatccGAGATAAGGTGGGTGTGGCTTTGGTAGAAGCTAGGATGATGGAAGcaagattgagatggttcggtcatGTGATGAAGAGGAGCAC tggtgatggagctattGGTAGTGGTagtgatagtggtgctgatgttgaGGCTATTGATGCTCCTCtt gtggatgtcacaatAGAAACTACTAGTGAACAACATACCACAGTTGacaatccatcaactgcttccaaagaggaagaaaaaatgaAGCTTGTCAGTCcagaagaacggaagaattatctATTttaa